The following proteins are co-located in the Myxocyprinus asiaticus isolate MX2 ecotype Aquarium Trade chromosome 18, UBuf_Myxa_2, whole genome shotgun sequence genome:
- the LOC127456109 gene encoding complement C1q tumor necrosis factor-related protein 4-like, whose protein sequence is MKCLLIFTPAGMTLWRPCRCVSCLLWLFIYLCCVTPLNITPMTSGLRSAFSATRSTSVLGGSQRALSFDRLLVNVGDDFNPDTGRFRCRLPGAYYFSFTVGKFPKKMLSVMLVKNGMEIQAMAYDGSRKKGRKVQSQSVMISLKPMDTVSLLLQESPDYAIYSNIGPYITFSGYLIYPDSTSSIEYLNNHLSPPGLHLPGCPPPVDPHYNWRRRAAYEEPRSAFSVARTSSALGERKGHHEREALTFDVEYINIGGHFNKTSGRFTCHFPGAYYFAFTVGKHPHRAVSVKLMRGRTEVQAMVFDEDMSRRREMQSQSLLLSLRKGDNIWLYSQQDEGYAVYSNQGRYTTFSGFLVYPDGESINTDRTFP, encoded by the exons ATGAAGTGTCTGCTGATATTTACACCAG CTGGTATGACATTATGGAGACCATGCAGATGTGTTTCCTGTTTACTGTGGCTGTTCATCTATCTGTGCTGCGTGACTCCCTTGAACATTACTCCAATGACGTCAGGCCTGCGCTCGGCCTTCTCTGCCACACGTAGTACCAGTGTGTTGGGTGGCTCTCAGCGAGCTTTGTCCTTTGACCGTCTCCTAGTCAACGTTGGTGATGACTTCAACCCAGATACAGGCCGTTTCCGATGCCGCTTGCCTGGTGCATACTACTTCTCATTCACGGTGGGAAAGTTTCCTAAGAAGATGTTGTCGGTTATGTTGGTGAAAAATGGGATGGAAATTCAGGCCATGGCATATGACGGATCCAGAAAGAAAGGCCGCAAGGTGCAGAGTCAGAGTGTGATGATCAGTCTAAAGCCTATGGACACAGTCTCCCTGCTGCTTCAGGAAAGCCCTGACTATGCCATATACAGCAATATCGGACCATACATCACATTTAGTGGTTATCTCATCTACCCAGACTCCACGTCCTCTATTGAGTATCTCAATAACCACTTGTCTCCTCCAGGGCTCCATCTCCCAGGTTGTCCTCCCCCTGTAGACCCTCATTATAATTGGAGAAGAAGAGCTGCCTATGAGGAACCAAGGTCTGCATTTTCAGTGGCAAGGACATCATCGGCACTGGGAGAACGCAAAGGACATCATGAGAGAGAAGCTCTCACGTTTGACGTGGAGTACATCAACATTGGTGGCCATTTCAACAAAACATCTGGACGTTTCACCTGCCACTTCCCTGGTGCATATTACTTCGCATTTACCGTGGGCAAGCACCCCCACCGGGCAGTCTCTGTAAAGTTGATGAGGGGCAGAACGGAGGTTCAAGCCATGGTGTTCGACGAGGACATGTCTCGGAGGAGAGAGATGCAGAGTCAGAGTCTACTGTTGTCACTGAGGAAAGGAGATAATATCTGGCTGTACAGTCAACAGGATGAGGGCTATGCTGTTTACAGCAACCAAGGACGCTACACAACCTTCTCTGGTTTCCTTGTCTACCCTGATGGTGAATCCATAAACACAGACAGAACTTTCCCTTGA